In Candidatus Berkelbacteria bacterium, the following are encoded in one genomic region:
- the recA gene encoding recombinase RecA, with amino-acid sequence MAKQEDKPKASAPSGRDTALRAAISQIEKQFGAGSIMTMGENTHLNVEAISTGSLSLDVALGVGGLPRGRIIEIFGPESSGKTSLALSAIAATQKNGGLGALVDAEHAFDPSYATKLGVDLDSLLISQPDTGEQALEIVETLVRSNAVDVIVVDSVAALVPRAEIEGEMGDAMMGVQARLMSQALRKLTGAVSKSKTVLIFINQIRMKIGVMFGNPETTPGGNALKFYCSVRLDIRRAEQIKEGETAIGNRCRVKVVKNKVAPPFRTAEFDLMFDSGISREGDLLELGVKAGLIEKSGAWFQYGEERLGQGREAAKAFLKGDQKLAATIETKVRELAKEGKIGAIPQPEEV; translated from the coding sequence ATGGCCAAGCAAGAAGACAAACCCAAAGCTAGCGCTCCGTCCGGCCGAGACACGGCGCTACGCGCCGCGATTTCCCAGATAGAAAAGCAGTTTGGTGCCGGTTCGATTATGACTATGGGCGAGAATACTCATCTGAACGTTGAGGCGATTTCAACCGGATCATTATCGCTCGATGTCGCGCTTGGCGTTGGTGGGCTGCCGAGGGGACGAATTATTGAGATCTTCGGGCCAGAATCTTCCGGCAAAACCTCACTTGCTTTGTCGGCTATTGCCGCAACCCAGAAAAACGGGGGCTTGGGAGCTCTGGTTGACGCCGAGCACGCCTTTGACCCGAGTTACGCGACTAAACTAGGCGTCGATCTTGACTCGCTACTAATCTCTCAGCCCGACACCGGCGAACAAGCTCTGGAGATAGTAGAAACTTTAGTCCGTTCCAATGCCGTTGACGTTATCGTCGTCGACTCTGTCGCGGCTCTTGTGCCGAGAGCGGAGATCGAAGGCGAGATGGGCGACGCAATGATGGGTGTTCAGGCCAGGCTAATGAGCCAAGCGCTACGTAAGTTAACTGGCGCCGTCTCTAAATCCAAGACCGTTCTCATTTTCATTAATCAAATCCGGATGAAGATCGGTGTTATGTTCGGTAATCCCGAGACTACTCCTGGCGGTAACGCTCTCAAGTTCTATTGCTCAGTACGTCTCGACATCCGACGAGCCGAACAAATCAAGGAAGGCGAGACCGCCATTGGCAACCGTTGTCGGGTTAAAGTCGTCAAAAATAAGGTCGCTCCGCCGTTCAGAACGGCCGAGTTTGACTTAATGTTTGATTCGGGTATATCTAGGGAAGGCGACCTGCTCGAACTCGGAGTCAAGGCAGGTTTGATCGAAAAATCCGGCGCCTGGTTTCAGTATGGAGAAGAAAGGCTTGGGCAGGGACGGGAGGCTGCCAAAGCTTTTCTTAAAGGTGACCAAAAGCTTGCCGCGACCATTGAGACCAAGGTTCGTGAGCTGGCCAAAGAGGGCAAGATCGGCGCCATCCCGCAGCCTGAAGAAGTCTAA
- a CDS encoding regulatory protein RecX: protein MPKQSALERALRLLNYRSRGKKELEKSLLDRQYEPDDINNALAQLEAIGLVNDERFAQSLAETRILVSRRGRHAIFFELIKKGIDKDLIESVLNSLDEGAELEAAKSLAESRLKRWGDLEPLKRKMRLLSLLQRRGFGAKIIRRVFDELGERL, encoded by the coding sequence ATGCCCAAACAGTCGGCATTGGAGCGGGCTCTGCGCCTGCTGAATTATCGTTCGCGCGGCAAAAAAGAGCTCGAGAAATCTTTATTGGACCGCCAATACGAGCCGGATGACATTAATAATGCCTTGGCACAGCTTGAGGCAATCGGCCTAGTTAACGACGAACGGTTTGCTCAGTCGCTCGCCGAGACGCGGATTCTCGTCAGCCGCCGTGGCCGACACGCCATATTTTTCGAATTAATAAAAAAAGGGATCGATAAAGATCTCATTGAGTCTGTGTTGAATTCCCTAGACGAAGGGGCAGAGCTAGAAGCGGCTAAGTCGTTAGCGGAGAGCAGGTTGAAACGTTGGGGCGATCTTGAGCCGCTTAAACGCAAAATGCGCCTGCTCTCATTACTTCAACGTCGGGGGTTCGGCGCCAAAATTATCCGTCGGGTATTTGACGAACTGGGGGAGCGACTCTAG
- the ppsA gene encoding phosphoenolpyruvate synthase translates to MAAKTKQVVWFSEVGKEDIPLVGGKGANLGEMSKAGLPVPQGFIVTAQAYFRFIKEKKIDAYIEKWTKGLDPEDSKKLNKIALELQKAMKEFQLPADLVKEIERAYDEMKGGPVAVRSSATAEDLPDASFAGQQATFLNIEGKQALIKAIRECWASLFEARAIYYRTVNKFDHLKVGIAVPVQKMVQSEVSGIMFTVDPVTEDKEKVTIDAGLGLGEAIVSGSVTPDHYVVNKKDFKVVSKEIGAQEWQIVRDKDGSNKHINLTKEQEEGQKLTDEQIVALAKIGMQVEAHYGKPQDMEWAYENGSFFMVQARPVTTLGEPKKNETAPSLSPKTAGEEVDLSKAELLLTGAAASVGLKSGPVKVIHKPTEIDQVLAGDVLVTEMTSPDYVPAMRRAAAIVTDTGGRTSHAAIVSRELGIPCVVGTGTATATLKTGQVVTVDGAQGKVYKGKVAGSDVPAPTSQPRLVGAQALTTVPVTATKVYLNLAEPTKAEEYAQLPVDGVGLLRAEFIIAGIGEHPNAMMADGRSNDYVHKLAEGIGIIAQAFNPRPVVYRFTDFKTNEYKSLKGGEKYEQPENNPMIGYRGASRYIAEPEAFALEIEAIKAVRDGMDLKNLHVMIPFVRTVDEFRRVRDLMHQNNLRQEKDFKLWIMVEVPSTVIELEEYINEGIDGVSIGSNDLTQLTLGIDRDSAKLAAEFDERYPAVLNSILHVVRTCRKHHVTCSICGQAPSVYPEITEAMVKAGTTSVSVAPDVAVSTRKLIASVEKKILLASAIGS, encoded by the coding sequence ATGGCTGCAAAAACAAAACAGGTTGTCTGGTTCAGCGAAGTTGGCAAGGAAGATATCCCGCTCGTTGGCGGTAAAGGTGCGAATCTTGGAGAGATGTCTAAAGCCGGCCTACCGGTGCCGCAAGGCTTCATCGTTACCGCCCAAGCGTATTTCCGTTTTATAAAAGAGAAAAAGATTGATGCCTATATCGAGAAGTGGACGAAAGGTTTAGATCCCGAAGACTCCAAAAAACTCAACAAGATTGCCTTGGAACTGCAGAAGGCGATGAAGGAATTTCAGCTGCCTGCCGACTTAGTAAAAGAGATCGAGCGGGCCTACGACGAGATGAAGGGCGGCCCCGTCGCGGTCCGTTCCAGCGCCACAGCTGAAGATTTGCCCGACGCCTCATTTGCTGGCCAGCAAGCAACTTTTCTAAATATTGAAGGCAAACAGGCACTCATTAAAGCTATTCGTGAGTGTTGGGCGTCGCTTTTCGAAGCGCGAGCCATTTATTATCGTACGGTTAATAAATTCGATCACCTCAAAGTGGGCATCGCGGTACCGGTTCAAAAGATGGTTCAAAGCGAAGTCTCCGGCATCATGTTTACTGTCGATCCGGTAACAGAAGATAAAGAGAAAGTCACGATTGACGCCGGACTGGGCTTGGGGGAGGCGATCGTCTCAGGATCAGTAACGCCCGACCACTACGTTGTTAATAAAAAGGACTTCAAAGTCGTTTCCAAGGAAATCGGCGCGCAAGAGTGGCAGATTGTGCGCGATAAAGATGGCAGTAATAAACACATCAACCTCACTAAAGAACAGGAAGAAGGTCAGAAACTGACTGACGAGCAGATTGTCGCACTAGCCAAGATCGGCATGCAAGTCGAAGCTCACTACGGGAAGCCCCAGGACATGGAGTGGGCGTACGAAAATGGCTCGTTCTTTATGGTTCAAGCTCGTCCGGTCACCACGCTCGGCGAGCCAAAAAAAAACGAAACAGCGCCCTCTCTATCACCTAAAACGGCGGGGGAGGAAGTCGACTTAAGTAAGGCGGAGCTCTTGCTCACAGGGGCCGCTGCCTCGGTTGGCTTAAAAAGCGGCCCGGTTAAAGTTATTCACAAACCAACCGAAATTGACCAAGTGTTAGCGGGCGACGTTCTAGTGACCGAGATGACAAGCCCCGATTATGTCCCGGCGATGCGCCGCGCCGCGGCCATTGTGACCGATACCGGCGGGCGGACCAGTCACGCCGCGATCGTCTCGCGCGAACTCGGTATCCCCTGCGTTGTTGGTACCGGTACAGCGACGGCCACTTTGAAAACCGGCCAGGTCGTCACCGTTGATGGCGCCCAGGGCAAAGTTTATAAGGGCAAAGTCGCAGGTAGCGACGTCCCTGCGCCAACTTCGCAGCCGCGTCTTGTCGGCGCCCAAGCGCTCACCACTGTCCCGGTCACAGCGACGAAAGTTTACTTAAATCTAGCCGAACCGACCAAAGCTGAGGAATACGCTCAGCTACCGGTTGACGGCGTCGGCTTACTGCGCGCCGAATTTATTATTGCCGGAATTGGCGAACATCCTAACGCCATGATGGCAGATGGTCGTAGTAACGATTACGTCCATAAGCTCGCCGAAGGCATCGGTATTATCGCCCAAGCGTTCAATCCTCGCCCTGTCGTCTACCGATTCACAGATTTCAAAACTAACGAGTACAAGTCCTTAAAAGGCGGCGAGAAGTACGAACAGCCGGAAAATAACCCGATGATCGGTTACCGCGGCGCGTCACGTTATATCGCCGAACCAGAAGCGTTCGCGCTCGAGATAGAGGCCATTAAAGCCGTCCGCGACGGAATGGATCTTAAAAACTTGCACGTCATGATTCCTTTTGTGCGCACGGTTGACGAGTTCCGTCGGGTGCGCGATCTGATGCACCAAAATAACCTACGCCAGGAAAAAGATTTCAAGCTCTGGATTATGGTCGAAGTGCCATCGACGGTTATCGAGCTTGAGGAGTATATAAATGAAGGCATCGACGGCGTTTCGATCGGCAGTAACGACCTGACGCAGTTGACGCTCGGGATTGACCGAGACTCGGCCAAACTTGCTGCTGAATTCGACGAGCGGTACCCGGCCGTTTTGAATTCTATCCTGCACGTTGTCCGAACTTGTCGTAAGCATCACGTCACTTGCTCGATCTGCGGCCAAGCGCCGTCGGTTTACCCGGAAATCACCGAAGCCATGGTCAAAGCCGGCACTACTTCCGTTTCTGTTGCTCCTGACGTCGCCGTTTCAACCCGCAAACTAATCGCTTCGGTTGAAAAGAAAATATTGCTCGCTAGCGCGATTGGCTCATGA
- a CDS encoding SDR family oxidoreductase, protein MNELAGKTVLITGASRGIGEVTAYEFAKAGCKLALTYLSKPEEAKLVEDKCRQLGAPKVMFYQLDVTNDDQIHEFVKNTKTDFGSIDVLVNNAGILIWKFFSDMSFDEIDQQVAVNVTGLMKLTNALLPQIQETIINIGSQAGKRAGAEHVAYCATKFAVRGFTQGLAQELPSLKIYAVNPDGINTQMNDWGGRPPEQVAKVIVKAASGGYDLMSGSDIDVWEIADEN, encoded by the coding sequence ATGAATGAGCTTGCCGGCAAAACTGTCCTCATCACCGGAGCCTCGCGCGGTATCGGAGAAGTAACGGCTTACGAGTTCGCCAAAGCGGGCTGCAAGCTGGCCCTGACTTATCTCTCGAAACCCGAGGAAGCAAAACTGGTCGAAGATAAATGTCGTCAACTTGGCGCGCCGAAAGTTATGTTCTACCAGCTCGACGTTACAAATGACGACCAGATTCATGAATTCGTAAAAAATACCAAGACCGATTTCGGCAGCATTGACGTGCTTGTTAACAACGCCGGCATTCTGATTTGGAAGTTCTTCAGCGATATGAGTTTTGACGAGATCGACCAGCAGGTCGCGGTTAATGTTACTGGCCTGATGAAACTCACTAACGCTCTACTGCCGCAAATCCAAGAAACGATCATCAATATCGGCTCGCAGGCGGGCAAGCGGGCAGGGGCAGAGCATGTAGCTTACTGCGCTACCAAGTTTGCCGTCCGCGGTTTTACTCAAGGCCTCGCACAAGAGTTACCGTCGCTGAAAATCTACGCCGTTAACCCTGACGGCATCAACACCCAGATGAACGACTGGGGCGGGCGGCCACCGGAACAGGTCGCCAAGGTTATAGTCAAAGCCGCCTCTGGCGGTTACGACCTAATGAGCGGCAGCGATATTGATGTTTGGGAGATAGCCGATGAAAACTAG
- a CDS encoding VTT domain-containing protein has product MRTPTKRLVTVLLIAVVSFVLFGFIYRLLGLPEADEFISIARSYYAQYGYWVVFLAALGEGLLFINWYLPGSAVAVLGVVFARENNQSVPLVIFLIMLAFLLTAVINYLIGRYGWYRLFLRFGLKTPLENSRLRLEKKGLPIILSSYFHPNIGALTATSAGIIQANFQHFLLYSAIAYFVWGIIWGVIVYFFGPQLLALGTVQLMAVIVVGWAVYLIGKAAYENRQAPHDRP; this is encoded by the coding sequence GTGCGTACACCGACGAAACGCCTGGTAACAGTCTTATTGATCGCCGTAGTTTCCTTCGTCCTGTTTGGCTTCATTTACCGCTTGCTTGGGTTGCCGGAAGCTGACGAATTTATTAGCATCGCCCGTTCTTACTACGCCCAGTACGGTTACTGGGTAGTCTTTTTAGCAGCGCTCGGCGAAGGGCTGTTGTTTATCAACTGGTACTTGCCAGGGTCGGCGGTTGCGGTTTTGGGCGTAGTGTTTGCCCGCGAGAACAACCAAAGCGTGCCGCTGGTAATATTCCTGATTATGCTAGCTTTCCTGCTTACAGCCGTCATTAATTACTTAATCGGCCGCTACGGCTGGTATCGGCTGTTCTTGCGCTTCGGTTTGAAGACGCCGCTCGAAAATTCGCGGCTACGCCTGGAGAAAAAGGGATTGCCCATTATTCTATCGAGCTACTTTCACCCCAATATCGGCGCCCTCACTGCCACAAGCGCCGGCATTATTCAAGCGAATTTTCAGCACTTCCTGCTCTATTCGGCGATTGCCTACTTTGTGTGGGGCATAATTTGGGGCGTAATTGTTTACTTTTTCGGTCCGCAGTTATTAGCGCTCGGCACAGTGCAACTGATGGCCGTGATTGTCGTAGGGTGGGCGGTCTATTTAATAGGGAAAGCTGCCTATGAAAACAGACAAGCCCCGCATGATCGACCATGA